A genomic region of Anopheles coustani chromosome 3, idAnoCousDA_361_x.2, whole genome shotgun sequence contains the following coding sequences:
- the LOC131259518 gene encoding uncharacterized protein LOC131259518, with the protein MATLNWRTPATAAAPKNAAPQTHHRHTHHPHQRLSAGVPTGGYGYYDKTSTNNVARHPAANRHAPQSAAVHKSPILPSVPPAPSCLPDEVEDDLSEITIQFDDGVQTLYVGPVEIVDKGDGGGGSVNASQQAVASNPPSLGKDGGRNGAKEENVTIRGSGEGVRARERYQEERAIVTLEPVGGRAKSQSLPMFLKQQQKQQQLQEQQQQRQQQQQQQQQQQLLQEQLQQKRQQKLHEHIRQQQQQYQQQIEKQQQLERAKMMQLQQQQRALKQQQQLKLKEQSLLQHVQKLKESQLRHQQRQQQLTELQLTVSVQQQPVPPVVQSTHRQSKPSSSANKRQSVLTHQQAVLLQRQQMQMQQLQQQPNQQLLQQQQQQQQHQQQQQQIQQQQYQQIPPRQKESLSSSSLPATMKPAQSQQSLCIKQAPMLNFARAVTSTIAPTNNANIGSKRASLVVPYNTPAPAVPPISGAHLTVVPVASLRDDNNRSANAINRVSVLRSPPQPIAVAAAPASKHQPPAVTAATATATAAVPVPVSAPPPPHILTTIKQEPDAAPERVDDANHALSNEANSDLLQETTMLVEEKPLLVNVAAVAEDSSTAAVGSVPTSNGGASCDAAITTVAGVITNTSATQTLLEEDISTTAAVIISTELMKLAKDQASSTNVVQQELIEQQVVTAAAANLNAADHDPADDIQSVVGTEPAAPAATVEHKALQQVAAAEVLPDASPSSNVTATHLEIPPPPPKRGRGRPPKVPKISPSPEAVSGKTAASNGAPSSAKSYISVSALFKPKSKRTRNVEDAAAAAAATIVSEEQTQKKTEANEETTIGDGGDVEGKSLSNGKGGKATNVPKEIKVRSPASLKAKGTGGVVTSSGGEETESVLEERSAIVVVNVGEQLETSSAVEKEAVKESSPGCDSGIESVSDSMTTAKKHPTRGRPKSSMSAISEEDREKIPTSKEKETSENGKKRRSGSLVPKPPLAQHGTRDRKNEELLGDEEEEEDDDDEQQPLKGLKKRAVRTARKPSAKAKEAAEAAEVAQSVALSFGDEIQCCKCDMSFKTEAWYRKHLMNAHELDLSQTVQLLSSLVASGMGGEVSTSEVTQASGAEVVPSGSEINGATEAEAAKADDSASSKDKMSEHHRGTKVSKKEVLSPLAPSSSRKRSKSMISSEEGGSGKRMAVEVVVASSSKKQSTTVQQNGVCKKEIKVEQQQQPRTQFGNLRQDDDAMPESNVAVEASQQNSLMAADGDSASPLETKPQTKQERYEPYDPYEGDPEKLSPFEEAKVIVLEPDTAATAGGGSMLFKCTICDGQFTDIPAIKEHLSTVHAAIKRRSCEHCGRTFVQTGDLTRHVRIHTGHRPFKCPFPNCTFAFISSGDLYKHVRRHNADVALPKPHACDQCGKDFERSYDLKRHKTMHLKQQPGFEGITCEVCGKVFARKDQYRAHTYRHMGVRPYQCEVCGKAFTDPSNYSKHARLHELDGIEVVCDFCGRPFKNKSAISKHIFHCQQKKMRRMAAKVEKGEGGDGGSGKTRRVGVAAGIGKSDDTVEEAPLKLKQEPQSRKQQQQHGKNGSKRKRRRRRSMTPQSSSCSEGMADDDDDDDDNDDNDDDQDEDYSEGSINLDARFVKQRNRRSNYKNGVTFEASH; encoded by the exons ATGGCCACTCTAAACTGGAGAACGCCCGCGACGGCCGCGGCACCTAAAAATGCGGCCCCACAAACTCATCATCGTCATACGCACCACCCACATCAAAGACTTTCGGCTGGCGTTCCAACCGGTGGCTATGGTTATTATGATAAAACATCGACAAACAACGTTGCACGTCACCCGGCCGCCAATAGGCATGCACCTCAGTCGGCCGCGGTACACAAGTCCCCGATCCTACCGTCGGTACCTCCAGCTCCCAGCTGCCTTCCGGACGAGGTGGAAGACGATTTGAGCGAAATAACGATTCAGTTTGACGATGGGGTGCAAACGTTGTACGTTGGTCCGGTCGAAATAGTCGACAAgggggatggtggtggtggtagcgtTAACGCATCTCAACAAGCAGTTGCCAGCAACCCTCCGAGCCTAGGCAAAGATGGTGGCCGAAATggagcgaaagaagaaaatgtgaCCATCCGAGGAAGTGGTGAGGGTGTACGAGCACGCGAACGGTACCAGGAGGAACGGGCGATCGTCACGCTCGAGCCAGTCGGTGGCCGGGCGAAGAGCCAATCCTTGCCAATGTTCCTCAAGCAGCAACAGAAACAACAGCAACTacaagagcagcagcagcagcggcaacagcagcaacaacaacaacaacaacaacagttacTACAAgagcagctgcagcagaaaAGGCAGCAAAAGCTGCATGAGCATATacggcagcaacaacaacaataccaGCAGCAGATCGAGAAGCAACAGCAGCTGGAAAGAGCTAAAATGATGCAgctacagcagcaacagcgagctttaaagcagcagcagcagctcaagCTGAAAGAGCAAAGCCTACTGCAGCATGTGCAGAAGCTGAAAGAATCTCAACTGCGCcaccagcagcggcagcaacaATTAACCGAGCTGCAGCTGACGGTGAGTGTGCAGCAGCAACCTGTTCCACCGGTGGTGCAATCCACTCACCGTCAAAGCAAACCGTCGTCGTCAGCCAACAAGCGCCAGTCGGTTTTAACGCATCAGCAGGCGGTGCTTTTACAGCGGCAACAGATGCAAATGCAACAGCTGCAACAACAACCGAATcagcagctgctgcagcagcagcaacagcaacaacaacaccaacagcaacagcagcaaatacaacaacaacaatatcaACAAATTCCTCCGCGACAGAAGGAATCGCTGTCCTCATCTTCGTTACCGGCAACGATGAAGCCTGCTCAGTCTCAGCAATCGCTATGCATCAAGCAGGCACCGATGTTGAATTTCGCCCGAGCAGTCACATCCACTATTGCTCCCACGAACAACGCCAACATAGGCTCAAAGCGGGCATCTTTGGTTGTTCCGTATAACACACCGGCTCCGGCAGTTCCTCCAATCTCTGGCGCCCATCTTACTGTTGTGCCGGTTGCCTCGCTTAGGGACGATAATAATAGATCCGCTAACGCCATTAATCGCGTGTCAGTGCTCCGTTCACCACCGCAGCCGATAGCGGTAGCGGCAGCACCGGCTTCCAAGCATCAACCACCGGCTGTGACCGCCGCAACTGcgacagcaacagcagcggtCCCAGTTCCGGTATcagcaccaccgccaccgcatATCCTCACGACAATCAAGCAAGAGCCGGACGCGGCACCCGAACGTGTCGACGATGCGAACCACGCTCTCTCGAACGAGGCCAACAGCGATCTGCTGCAGGAGACGACGATGCTGGTAGAAGAGAAACCATTGCTGGTTAACGTGGCAGCCGTTGCGGAAGATTCCTCAACCGCAGCGGTCGGTTCTGTTCCTACGAGTAATGGCGGCGCATCGTGCGACGCTGCTATTACGACAGTCGCCGGCGTTATAACCAATACCAGCGCAACCCAAACGCTGCTGGAGGAGGATATCAGTACGACAGCGGCGGTAATAATATCTACTGAGCTGATGAAATTAGCAAAGGATCAAGCAAGTTCCACTAATGTCGTACAACAAGAACTAATCGAACAGCAGGTAGtaacggcggcggcggcgaacTTGAACGCAGCGGACCATGATCCTGCCGATGATATCCAGTCGGTAGTTGGAACGgaaccagcagcaccagcagcaacagttgaACACAAAGCGCTTCAGCAGGTCGCCGCGGCGGAAGTATTGCCCGATGCGTCACCATCATCTAATGTTACGG CTACACATCTGGAAAtaccacctccacctcctAAACGCGGCCGTGGACGTCCGCCGAAGGTGCCGAAAATATCTCCCTCTCCGGAAGCAGTATCCGGCAAAACTGCGGCATCAAATGGTGCACCGTCGTCGGCAAAATCCTACATATCCGTGTCGGCACTGTTCAAGCCGAAGAGCAAACGAACCCGAAACGTAGaggatgcagcagcagcagcagcagctaccATCGTCAGCGAGGAGCAGACTCAAAAGAAGACTGAAGCGAATGAAGAAACCACAatcggtgatggtggtgatgttgAGGGTAAAAGTCTTTCGAACGGCAAAGGAGGTAAAGCGACGAACGTACCGAAGGAGATTAAAGTGCGATCGCCGGCGTCGCTGAAGGCCAAGGGCACGGGTGGAGTAGTAACGAGCAGTGGAGGAGAGGAAACCGAATCCGTCCTGGAAGAGCGCTCGGCGATTGTTGTCGTCAACGTTGGAGAGCAGCTGGAGACCAGCTCTGCTGTTGAGAAAGAGGCGGTGAAAGAATCATCTCCCGGTTGTGACAGCGGTATCGAGTCGGTAAGCGATTCGATGACGACGGCAAAGAAGCATCCAACCCGTGGTCGTCCAAAGTCCAGCATGAGCGCGATCAGTGAGGAAGATCGTGAAAAGATCCCAACCAGTAAGGAGAAGGAAACAAgcgaaaacgggaaaaagcgTCGTTCGGGTTCGTTGGTGCCGAAACCACCGTTGGCACAGCACGGGACTCGGGATCGTAAAAATGAAGAGTTATTGGGGgatgaggaagaggaggaggatgacgacgacgagcaaCAGCCGCTCAAAGGGTTGAAAAAGCGCGCGGTACGGACGGCCCGGAAGCCATCGGCCAAAGCGAAGGAAGCGGCCGAAGCCGCTGAAGTTGCCCAATCGGTTGCACTTTCCTTCGGGGATGAGATTCAATGCTGTAAGTGTGATATGTCGTTCAAAACGGAGGCTTGGTACCGGAAGCATTTGATGAACGCGCACGAGCTGGATCTAAGCCAAACCGTACAGCTATTATCGTCGTTGGTAGCGAGTGGAATGGGTGGAGAGGTTTCAACGTCAGAAGTAACACAAGCAAGCGGTGCGGAAGTGGTCCCCAGCGGCAGTGAGATAAATGGCGCAACGGAAGCCGAAGCTGCGAAGGCAGACGACAGTGCCTCATCGAAGGATAAAATGTCCGAACACCACCGGGGGACTAAGGTATCCAAAAAGGAAGTACTCTCCCCCTTGGCACCTTCATCGTCGCGTAAACGAAGTAAATCGATGATCTCGAGTGAAGAAGGAGGAAGTGGAAAGCGAATGGCAGtagaggtggtggtggcgagTTCGAGTAAAAAGCAATCGACCACGGTTCAGCAGAATGGTGTCTGTAAAAAGGAGATCAAGgtagagcagcagcagcaaccgagAACTCAATTCGGTAACCTGCGACAAGACGACGACGCTATGCCAGAGTCGAACGTAGCGGTAGAAGCTTCCCAGCAGAATTCTTTAATGGCTGCCGACGGCGATTCGGCCTCGCCATTGGAAACGAAGCCGCAAACGAAACAGGAACGCTACGAACCGTACGATCCGTACGAGGGAGATCCGGAAAAGCTGTCTCCATTCGAGGAGGCGAAAGTGATCGTACTAGAACCAGACACGGCCGCTACCGCTGGTGGTGGTTCGATGCTCTTCAAGTGTACCATCTGCGATGGTCAGTTCACGGACATTCCCGCCATCAAAGAGCACCTGTCGACGGTACATGCCGCGATTAAGCGGCGCTCCTGCGAACACTGTGGCCGCACGTTCGTGCAGACGGGTGACCTGACGCGCCACGTACGCATCCACACCGGGCACCGGCCGTTCAAGTGCCCGTTCCCCAACTGCACGTTCGCGTTCATCTCGTCCGGGGACCTCTACAAGCACGTGCGCCGCCACAACGCGGACGTGGCCCTGCCGAAGCCGCACGCTTGCGACCAGTGCGGCAAGGACTTTGAGCGCTCGTACGATCTGAAGCGTCACAAGACGATGCACCTGAAGCAGCAGCCCGGTTTCGAGGGCATTACGTGCGAAGTTTGCGGGAAAGTGTTCGCCCGGAAGGACCAGTACCGGGCGCATACGTACCGCCACATGGGCGTACGGCCATACCAGTGCGAGGTGTGCGGGAAGGCGTTTACCGATCCGAGCAACTACTCCAAGCACGCTCGGTTACACGAACTGGACGGTATCGAGGTGGTGTGCGACTTTTGTGGACGTCCCTTTAAGAACAAGAGCGCCATCTCGAAGCACATCTTTCACTGCCAGCAGAAGAAGATGCGCCGGATGGCGGCCAAGGTGGAGAAGGGTGAAGGCGGCGACGGTGGTAGCGGCAAGACTCGACGCGTTGGAGTTGCGGCCGGGATCGGCAAGTCGGATGACACCGTGGAGGAGGCTCCGCTGAAGCTTAAGCAGGAACCGCAGAGTCgaaagcaacagcagcagcacggcaAGAACGGTTCAAAACGtaagcgacgacgacgacgctcaATGACACCTCAGTCATCCTCCTGCTCCGAAGGCATggccgacgacgatgacgacgatgacgacaacgacgacaacgacgacgaccagGACGAGGACTACAGCGAAGGCAGCATAAACCTCGATGCACGCTTTGTAAAGCAACGGAATCGGCGTAGCAACTACAAGAATGGTGTTACCTTCGAGGCTTCTCATTGA
- the LOC131259526 gene encoding zinc finger protein 808-like: MDLPEEPALELDRPAAVAAVAAATTTGMVVICRVCLSTRQHMISIHSTVPEYDQKTLYAMLLSVCRPLNEREKVPGLPEQICRNCKWKLLSAYDLYETTLASDDQLRQGVLDVQDERTGNDGPLPSEVVTTSLKRPFSSMVDNQQLEQTGKKINLDRVKKEIPDDAFEDSLSESKINETTDTLDDAAVDTTIEGDAEDRTDQSFAGGVDESKDDPNQESLEAFFEEHYELDTTTNNHVCGLCKQEFAYKSQCRMHIIQKHNPAKPFKCEVCFCTLTSHHRLVRHNIMTHGVGQIKQGDVIKSPHGSNGEVTYTCPICRKVFNSNVRFKRHKNVHVAHNRPFKCDVCLYRFATRPQLTQHAKVHESKSPSTGESPGPDTTSGWYGCDRCEEMFPGKRARTMHMKKVHQVYQMPSSGGQRSDDREKTDYTCIICNKSFERETVLNTHMKMHELLAAEKEKEKRLDLEKLVKQELQQQMKLNVPPLPPLSPEIVDKSNHVLEPFVLGLVPVAKAGTTTNSSNTNNNSATSVNNNSDTTSAGPSAVIPQQEEAPKSDIAFMCIICEKEFDKRELLKKHQKDAHPKLNVDIVSPKMGRGNVGGNKVPGRSMKPFLPRLTAKPGLNVRLLNGSVKQSSKSSTETSMEYTGDSESLDHENDSSNMQPGADNGSQGDKLTPLRCELCHKTFSYKCYLSMHMRKNHDKSKPYACKVCHYRFGYRGTLQKHQLIHSSQNVQPGGHGSIIFKCRICSAKFLELKQLNIHLKSHRKPTDDPNRKVQLIQCQECSQIFSDRTQYRQHMEDEHDQEMLVDREPRSSHHPNDGDEFHPERLLSEQGRLVGSSSSLRLGGRSSASSLADLKLQPELRDEEAESFLNDLSIIKVESNFE, from the exons ATGGACCTCCCGGAGGAACCAGCACTGGAGTTGGATCGtccagcagcagtagcagcagtagcagcagctaCGACAACAGGGATGGTTGTGATCTGTCGGGTTTGTTTGTCCACCCGCCAGCACATGATTTCCATTCACAGTACCGTGCCGGAGTACGATCAGAAGACGCTGTACGCGATGCTGCTATCCGTCTGTCGGCCATTGAATGAGCGCGAAAAGGTTCCGGGCCTACCGGAGCAGATCTGCCGCAACTGCAAGTGGAAGCTGCTGTCAGCGTACGATCTGTACGAGACAACCCTGGCGAGTGATGATCAGCTAAGACAAGGCGTACTCGACGTGCAGGATGAGAGAACGGGAAACGACGGGCCGTTGCCGTCAGAGGTAGTAACAACAAGTTTGAAAAGACCGTTCAGTAGCATGGTTGACAATCAACAGTTGGAGCAGACAGGGAAAAAGATCAATTTGGACCGCGTAAAGAAAGAAATACCCGACGATGCGTTTGAAGACTCTTTGAGTGAAAGTAAAATCAACGAGACTACGGACACCCTTGATGATGCTGCGGTAGATACAACGATAGAAGGTGACGCAGAGGATCGAACCGACCAGTCGTTCGCTGGTGGAGTAGACGAATCGAAGGACGATCCGAATCAGGAGTCATTGGAAGCATTCTTTGAGGAGCACTATGAATTAGATACGACCACGAACAATCACGTGTGCGGCCTGTGCAAGCAAGAATTTGCCTACAAGAGCCAGTGCCGCATGCATATTATCCAGAAGCACAATCCGGCCAAACCGTTCAAGTGCGAAGTGTGCTTCTGCACTCTGACTAGCCACCATCGGTTGGTTCGGCATAATATCATGACGCACGGCGTTGGTCAGATCAAGCAAGGAGATGTCATAAAGTCACCGCACGGCAGTAACGGCGAGGTAACGTATACGTGTCCGATCTGTCGAAAGGTTTTTAACTCGAATGTGCGTTTCAAGCGCCACAAGAACGTACATGTCGCACATAATCGTCCATTCAAGTGCGACGTGTGCCTGTACCGGTTCGCAACTAGACCGCAGTTGACCCAGCACGCCAAAGTGCACGAATCAAAGTCACCGTCGACCGGGGAATCTCCCGGACCGGACACCACCAGCGGGTGGTATGGGTGTGATCGGTGCGAAGAAATGTTCCCGGGCAAACGGGCACGCACAATGCACATGAAGAAGGTCCATCAGGTGTATCAAATGCCGAGCAGCGGCGGCCAGCGGTCCGACGATCGCGAGAAGACCGACTACACGTGCATCATCTGCAACAAATCGTTCGAGCGCGAAACCGTGCTAAATACACACATGAAGATGCACGAGCTACTGGCGGccgagaaggaaaaggaaaagcggcTCGATCTCGAGAAGCTGGTAAAACAAGAGCTTCAGCAGCAGATGAAACTGAACGTGCCGCCCCTTCCGCCACTCTCACCCGAGATTGTCGATAAGTCCAACCACGTTCTGGAACCGTTCGTACTTGGGTTAGTACCGGTCGCCAAAGCCGGTACCACAACAAATAGCAGCaataccaacaacaacagtgcTACGAGTGTGAACAACAATTCCGATACAACGTCGGCGGGCCCTTCTGCAGTGATCCCGCAACAGGAGGAAGCACCCAAGAGTGACATTGCGTTCATGTGCATTATCTGCGAGAAGGAGTTCGACAAACGGGAGCTGCTAAAAAAGCACCAGAAGGACGCGCACCCCAAACTGAACGTCGACATTGTATCGCCCAAGATGGGGCGTGGGAATGTTGGCGGAAACAAGGTTCCTGGCAGATCCATGAAGCCATTCTTACCACGGCTGACAGCAAAACCCGGCTTGAATGTGCGACTCTTGAACGGTTCCGTTAAACAAAGCAGCAAGTCGTCAACGGAAACATCGATGGAAT aTACTGGAGACTCAGAATCCCTCGATCACGAAAATGATAGCAGCAACATGCAACCCGGAGCCGACAATGGATCCCAGGGGGATAAATTGACCCCCCTTCGGTGCGAGCTGTGTCACAAGACGTTTTCCTACAAGTGCTACTTGTCGATGCACATGCGAAAAAATCACGACAAATCGAAACCGTACGCATGTAAAGTTTGCCATTACCGATTCGGGTACCGCGGTACATTGCAGAAGCATCAGCTAATACATTCGTCGCAGAACGTGCAACCTGGCGGGCACGGATCCATAATTTTCAAGTGCCGTATCTGTTCGGCGAAATTTCTCGAACTGAAGCAACTGAACATTCACCTGAAGTCCCACCGAAAGCCGACCGACGATCCAAACCGGAAGGTGCAGCTCATCCAGTGTCAAGAGTGTTCCCAGATTTTCAGCGATCGTACCCAGTACCGGCAGCATATGGAGGATGAGCATGACCAGGAAATGCTGGTTGATCGAGAGCCACGATCGTCCCACCACCCTAACGACGGGGACGAATTTCATCCGGAGCGTCTGTTGTCGGAACAAGGGCGACTAGTTGGTTCTTCGTCATCATTGCGACTCGGAGGACGTAGCTCAGCATCTTCGCTTGCTGATCTCAAGCTGCAGCCAGAATTAAGGGACGAGGAGGCCGAATCGTTTCTCAACGATCTGTCGATCATAAAGGTCGAGTCAAATTTTGAGTGA